Proteins encoded within one genomic window of Bacteroides sedimenti:
- a CDS encoding lysophospholipid acyltransferase family protein: protein MKKLLSYPLSLLAYFYFLLVICVLHPIQWVCLNWFGYEAHKKSVDCLGFFLLKTLNFTFSSSKVENIELVPEGHPLIFVSNHQSLFDIMGFVWFFRKFHPKFVSKIELGKGIPSISFNLNHGGSVLIDRKNPKQALPALKKLGEYIEANGRSAVIYPEGTRSKNGKPKRFAPNGVKMLCKYSPSAYVVPVTINNSWKMFQYGSFPLGIGNHLTFTVHPAIKVSEYDFDTLFEKAEQAVVSQIIH, encoded by the coding sequence ATGAAAAAACTGTTATCGTATCCTTTATCATTGCTTGCTTATTTTTACTTTTTGTTAGTAATTTGTGTGTTACATCCCATCCAGTGGGTTTGCCTGAACTGGTTTGGATATGAAGCGCACAAGAAGAGTGTAGACTGTTTAGGCTTTTTCTTATTAAAAACTTTGAACTTTACCTTTTCGAGTTCTAAGGTTGAAAACATAGAGCTTGTTCCTGAAGGTCACCCATTGATTTTTGTTTCAAATCACCAGAGTCTTTTTGATATAATGGGGTTCGTGTGGTTTTTCAGAAAGTTTCATCCTAAATTCGTTAGTAAGATTGAGTTGGGGAAAGGCATTCCCAGTATCTCATTTAATTTGAATCATGGTGGTTCGGTACTGATTGATCGGAAAAATCCGAAGCAGGCGTTACCTGCTCTTAAAAAGCTGGGCGAATATATTGAAGCCAATGGCCGTTCAGCTGTTATTTATCCTGAAGGCACTCGTTCTAAAAATGGCAAGCCCAAAAGATTTGCTCCAAATGGCGTGAAGATGTTATGTAAATATTCACCAAGTGCCTATGTGGTGCCTGTAACCATAAACAATTCCTGGAAAATGTTCCAATACGGTTCTTTTCCTTTGGGAATTGGTAATCATTTAACTTTCACAGTTCATCCTGCCATAAAAGTCAGTGAATATGATTTCGATACACTATTTGAAAAGGCAGAACAGGCAGTAGTATCACAAATTATACATTAA
- a CDS encoding 2-isopropylmalate synthase, translated as MSDRLFIFDTTLRDGEQVPGCQLNTVEKIQVAKALEALGVDIIEAGFPISSPGDFNSVIEISKAVTWPTICALTRAVEKDIDVAFEALKYAKHKRIHTGIGTSDSHIKYKFNSNREEIIERAVAAVKYAKKYVEDVEFYAEDAGRTDNEYLARVVEAVIKAGATVVNIPDTTGYCLPSEYEAKIRFLKENVKGIDNAIISTHCHNDLGMATANTIAGIIGGARQVEVTINGIGERAGNTALEEVAMILKSHHEFDIQTNINTQKIYPISRMVSSLMNMPVQPNKAIVGRNAFAHSSGIHQDGVIKNMQTYEIINPQDVGINDNSIVLTARSGRAALKHRLSALGIELEKEKLDQVYEEFLKLADRKKDINDDDILMLAGAERSKNKRIKVDYLQVTSGVGVRSVASLGLDIAGEKFESAASGNGPVDAAINALKNIIHRTMTLKEFTIQAISKGSDDVGKVHMQVEYDKQMYYGFGANTDIIAASVEAYIDCINKFIK; from the coding sequence ATGAGTGATAGATTATTTATTTTTGATACAACTCTTAGGGATGGTGAGCAAGTTCCCGGCTGTCAGTTGAATACAGTTGAGAAGATTCAGGTTGCTAAGGCGTTGGAGGCTTTGGGCGTAGATATTATTGAAGCTGGTTTCCCGATATCTAGTCCTGGTGATTTTAATTCTGTAATTGAGATTTCAAAGGCTGTTACCTGGCCTACTATATGTGCATTGACCAGAGCAGTGGAAAAAGATATCGACGTAGCTTTCGAAGCTCTGAAATATGCAAAGCATAAACGTATCCATACAGGTATTGGGACATCCGACTCTCATATTAAGTATAAGTTCAATTCCAATCGGGAAGAGATTATTGAACGGGCGGTTGCTGCAGTGAAATATGCAAAGAAATACGTTGAGGACGTAGAATTCTACGCAGAAGATGCAGGTAGAACAGATAACGAATATCTTGCTAGAGTAGTAGAAGCGGTAATCAAAGCCGGAGCTACTGTAGTGAATATTCCCGATACAACCGGTTATTGCTTGCCTTCTGAATATGAAGCAAAAATCAGATTCTTGAAAGAGAATGTCAAAGGCATTGATAACGCGATAATTTCCACTCATTGTCATAATGACTTGGGAATGGCTACCGCAAATACCATTGCCGGTATTATTGGAGGTGCCCGCCAAGTGGAGGTTACCATCAACGGTATTGGCGAACGTGCCGGGAATACGGCATTGGAGGAAGTGGCTATGATCTTGAAAAGCCATCACGAATTCGATATTCAGACCAATATCAATACCCAGAAAATATATCCGATATCACGCATGGTTTCCAGTTTGATGAACATGCCGGTTCAGCCCAACAAGGCGATTGTAGGCCGGAATGCGTTTGCTCACTCATCAGGAATTCATCAGGATGGCGTGATTAAGAACATGCAGACTTATGAAATTATTAATCCTCAAGATGTGGGTATCAACGATAACTCTATTGTACTGACTGCCCGTAGCGGAAGAGCCGCATTGAAACATCGTCTGTCAGCTCTCGGAATTGAATTGGAAAAAGAAAAACTGGATCAGGTTTATGAAGAGTTCCTTAAACTGGCCGATCGCAAGAAGGATATCAACGATGATGATATACTGATGCTTGCCGGTGCTGAGAGAAGCAAGAACAAACGCATTAAGGTTGATTACTTGCAGGTGACCAGTGGTGTTGGTGTTCGCTCAGTAGCAAGTCTGGGGCTTGATATTGCCGGAGAGAAGTTTGAATCGGCAGCAAGCGGTAATGGACCGGTAGACGCAGCCATCAACGCTCTGAAGAATATTATTCATCGCACCATGACTCTAAAAGAATTCACCATTCAGGCAATTAGCAAAGGTAGTGATGACGTAGGTAAAGTGCATATGCAGGTAGAATATGATAAGCAGATGTATTACGGATTCGGGGCAAATACCGATATTATTGCCGCTTCGGTTGAAGCTTACATTGACTGTATTAACAAGTTTATTAAATAA
- the leuC gene encoding 3-isopropylmalate dehydratase large subunit: MNTLFDKIWDAHVVSTVEDGPTQLYIDRLFCHEVTSPQAFSGMRDRGLKCFRPEKIFCMPDHNIPTLNQDKPIEDPVSRTQVDELKKNATDFGLAYFGMGHKKNGIIHVVGPENGLTLPGMTIVCGDSHTSTHGAMGAIAFGIGTSEVEMVMASQCVLQSRPMTMRITVDGKLSKGVTAKDMALYIISKMTTGGATGYFVEYAGEAVRDLTMEGRLTLCNLSIEMGARGGMIAPDEKTIEYIKGREYAPKGEAWDAAVAYWNTLKSDADAVFDKEITFKAEDIEPMVTYGTNPGMGMGITSSIPAVESVPEAGRISYAKSLEYMGFNAGESILGKKIDYVFLGSCTNGRIEDFRAFAAFVQGKKKAADVVAWLVPGSWGVDQQIREEGLDKILAEAGFELRQPGCSACLAMNEDKVPAGKYAVSTSNRNFEGRQGPGARTILASPLVAAAAAITGEITDPRVLMA; encoded by the coding sequence ATGAATACATTATTCGATAAGATTTGGGATGCTCACGTGGTCAGCACGGTAGAAGACGGTCCTACACAGCTTTATATTGACAGACTCTTCTGTCACGAAGTAACCAGCCCTCAGGCTTTCTCCGGAATGAGAGACCGCGGATTGAAATGTTTCCGTCCGGAAAAGATTTTTTGTATGCCGGATCATAATATTCCGACATTAAATCAGGATAAGCCTATTGAAGATCCTGTATCCCGCACTCAAGTTGATGAGCTGAAAAAGAATGCCACTGATTTTGGTCTGGCTTATTTTGGCATGGGACACAAGAAGAACGGAATTATCCACGTGGTAGGTCCCGAAAACGGATTGACTCTTCCGGGTATGACCATTGTTTGCGGTGACTCGCACACTTCCACTCACGGTGCGATGGGTGCAATTGCATTCGGTATCGGAACATCAGAAGTTGAGATGGTAATGGCTTCCCAATGTGTACTTCAATCTCGTCCGATGACCATGCGCATTACCGTAGATGGAAAGCTGAGCAAAGGAGTTACAGCAAAAGACATGGCACTTTATATCATTTCCAAGATGACAACCGGCGGAGCTACCGGCTATTTTGTGGAGTATGCCGGAGAAGCAGTGAGAGACCTGACCATGGAAGGACGCCTTACGTTGTGTAACCTCTCCATTGAGATGGGGGCCCGCGGAGGTATGATTGCTCCTGACGAAAAAACAATTGAATATATAAAAGGAAGAGAGTACGCACCGAAAGGGGAAGCTTGGGATGCAGCCGTTGCATACTGGAACACCCTGAAGAGCGATGCGGATGCAGTATTTGATAAAGAGATAACTTTCAAGGCCGAAGATATTGAGCCGATGGTTACATACGGAACCAACCCGGGAATGGGTATGGGTATCACTTCCAGTATTCCTGCAGTTGAGAGTGTTCCTGAAGCGGGTCGCATCTCGTATGCTAAATCTCTGGAATATATGGGCTTCAATGCCGGCGAATCTATACTAGGTAAGAAGATTGACTATGTTTTCTTAGGAAGCTGTACCAACGGACGTATCGAAGATTTCCGCGCCTTTGCTGCTTTTGTGCAAGGAAAGAAAAAGGCTGCTGACGTGGTTGCTTGGCTGGTACCCGGCTCATGGGGAGTTGACCAGCAAATTCGTGAAGAGGGACTTGACAAGATTCTGGCTGAAGCCGGTTTCGAACTTCGTCAGCCCGGTTGTTCTGCTTGTCTGGCGATGAATGAAGACAAGGTTCCGGCAGGTAAGTATGCTGTTTCTACTTCAAACCGTAACTTTGAGGGACGTCAGGGACCAGGTGCCCGCACCATTCTGGCAAGTCCGCTTGTAGCCGCAGCTGCTGCAATCACCGGAGAAATCACTGATCCACGAGTATTAATGGCTTAA
- the leuD gene encoding 3-isopropylmalate dehydratase small subunit — translation MKEKFNITTSTCVPLPLENVDTDQIIPARFLKATTKEGFGDNLFRDWRFDKQGNPIPSFVLNNPTYSGKILVAGKNFGSGSSREHAAWAVAGYGFRIVVSSFFADIFKNNALNNFVLPVVVSEEFLAELFTSINANPKTEVEVDLPNQTITNKATGNSEHFQINAYKKHCLMNGLDDIDYLLSNKDKIEAWENK, via the coding sequence ATGAAAGAGAAATTTAATATAACAACCAGCACTTGTGTTCCTCTTCCACTCGAGAATGTGGACACAGACCAGATTATACCAGCCCGTTTTTTAAAAGCAACTACCAAAGAAGGTTTCGGAGATAACCTTTTCCGCGACTGGCGGTTCGACAAACAAGGAAATCCAATCCCTTCATTTGTCCTGAACAACCCTACCTATTCAGGAAAGATTCTGGTGGCAGGTAAGAACTTCGGTTCAGGTTCCAGTCGTGAACACGCGGCATGGGCAGTAGCAGGATATGGATTCCGCATCGTTGTGAGCAGCTTCTTTGCTGATATTTTTAAGAACAACGCACTCAATAATTTTGTGCTTCCGGTGGTTGTTTCCGAAGAATTCCTGGCCGAGCTTTTTACCTCCATTAATGCCAACCCGAAAACTGAGGTAGAGGTGGATTTGCCCAACCAGACCATCACCAATAAAGCAACCGGCAATAGCGAGCATTTCCAAATCAATGCATACAAGAAGCATTGTCTGATGAATGGGCTGGATGATATTGATTATCTGCTGAGCAACAAGGACAAAATAGAGGCTTGGGAAAACAAATGA
- a CDS encoding alpha-isopropylmalate synthase regulatory domain-containing protein → MGKQMRIEILDTTLRDGEQTSGVSFVAQEKLMIARLLLEELKVDRIEVASARVSEGELESVKMISAWAARRGLLERVEVLGFVDGVNSLNWISEAGCKVINLLCKGSLKHCTLQLRKTPEEHIAEITEVVNNAEKMGLTVNVYLEDWSNGMLHSPDYVIQLTNALVKLPIKRIMLPDTLGILNPLQTLEFVRKMVKLFPNVHFDFHAHNDYDLAVSNALAAVIGGARGLHTTINGLGERAGNAPLSSVQAILKDHFNAETSIVEDRLNDVSRVVESYSGIAIPANKPIVGENVFTQVAGVHADGDSKSNLYFNDLLPERFGRTREYALGKTSGKANIRKNLESLGLELDEESMKKVTERIIELGDKKELVTQEDLPYIISDVLKHNTSNDKVRLISYFLTLAKSLKPVATLKISINGKEYEENSSGDGQYDAFMRALRKVYKTTLNRKFPMLINYAVSIPPGGRTDAFVQTIITWKYNDRVFRTKGLDADQTEAAIKATVKMLNIIEDEEQ, encoded by the coding sequence TTGGGAAAACAAATGAGAATCGAGATATTAGATACAACGCTTCGCGACGGCGAGCAGACGAGTGGGGTTTCTTTTGTGGCGCAAGAGAAACTGATGATTGCTCGTTTGCTACTGGAAGAGCTGAAGGTGGACCGCATTGAGGTGGCCTCTGCCAGGGTTTCCGAAGGCGAGCTGGAATCGGTAAAGATGATTTCGGCCTGGGCTGCCCGTCGCGGATTGCTTGAAAGGGTAGAGGTGCTGGGGTTTGTCGATGGCGTGAACTCTCTGAACTGGATATCCGAAGCAGGATGCAAGGTTATCAATCTCCTGTGTAAGGGATCATTGAAACATTGCACGCTTCAACTGCGAAAAACACCCGAAGAGCATATCGCCGAGATTACCGAGGTGGTGAACAATGCAGAGAAGATGGGGTTGACAGTGAATGTCTATCTAGAGGACTGGAGTAATGGCATGCTGCATTCACCCGATTATGTGATTCAGCTGACGAACGCACTGGTGAAACTTCCCATTAAGCGCATCATGTTGCCCGATACGCTTGGTATTCTCAATCCGTTGCAAACGCTGGAGTTTGTTCGTAAAATGGTGAAACTTTTCCCCAACGTTCATTTTGATTTCCATGCGCACAATGATTATGACCTGGCGGTGTCTAATGCACTGGCAGCGGTAATCGGTGGTGCCAGAGGTTTGCATACCACTATTAATGGTCTTGGCGAAAGAGCCGGCAATGCCCCTCTTTCCAGTGTACAAGCCATTCTGAAAGATCATTTCAATGCAGAGACATCCATCGTGGAAGACAGGTTGAACGATGTGAGCCGGGTGGTTGAATCTTACTCGGGCATAGCCATTCCGGCCAATAAGCCGATTGTGGGCGAAAATGTCTTTACCCAGGTGGCTGGCGTACATGCCGATGGAGATTCCAAAAGTAACCTTTATTTCAACGACCTCTTGCCCGAACGTTTTGGCCGTACCCGCGAATATGCACTGGGAAAAACCTCCGGAAAGGCGAATATCCGCAAGAACCTGGAATCTCTCGGGCTGGAACTCGATGAGGAGTCCATGAAAAAGGTAACCGAACGGATTATTGAGCTGGGCGACAAAAAGGAACTGGTAACGCAGGAAGATTTGCCTTACATCATCTCCGATGTGCTGAAGCACAACACATCGAATGATAAGGTTAGATTGATCAGCTATTTCCTTACTCTGGCCAAATCGTTGAAACCGGTGGCAACGCTGAAGATATCCATCAACGGTAAGGAGTACGAAGAGAATTCATCCGGAGATGGTCAGTACGATGCCTTTATGCGTGCACTGCGTAAGGTGTATAAAACAACCTTGAACCGGAAATTCCCAATGTTGATTAATTATGCCGTGAGCATTCCTCCCGGCGGACGAACCGATGCTTTTGTGCAGACCATTATTACCTGGAAATACAACGACCGGGTGTTTCGTACAAAAGGGCTGGATGCCGACCAGACAGAGGCGGCTATCAAAGCTACGGTGAAAATGCTTAATATAATAGAAGACGAAGAACAATAA
- the leuB gene encoding 3-isopropylmalate dehydrogenase: MKLNIAVLPGDGIGPEVVEQALNATIAVCEKYNHELTYKHALVGACAIDETGNPYPDATHELCMQSDAVLFGAIGSPKYDNDPSAKVRPEQGLLAMRKNLGLFANIRPVTTFPSLIHKSPLRSDLIEGADFMCIRELTGGLYFGRPQGRSEDGNTAYDTCVYSRYEIERIVRLAFEYAMKRRKKLTVVDKANILATSRMWREVAQEIAKDFPEVETEFLYVDNAAMRMIQWPKSFDVMVTENMFGDILTDEGSVITGSMGMLPSASVGTYTSVFEPIHGSYPQAAGKNIANPLATILSAAMMFEYAFNLKEEAELIRKAVAASMDANVVTEDIAGEGVKASSTKEVGQWIVEYIKAN, encoded by the coding sequence ATGAAATTAAATATAGCAGTACTTCCAGGCGACGGAATAGGTCCCGAGGTTGTGGAACAAGCATTGAACGCAACGATTGCCGTTTGCGAAAAGTATAATCACGAGCTGACTTACAAGCATGCCTTAGTAGGTGCATGCGCTATTGACGAAACAGGTAACCCTTATCCTGATGCAACCCACGAGCTTTGCATGCAGAGCGACGCGGTTCTGTTCGGAGCCATCGGTTCTCCAAAGTATGACAACGACCCAAGTGCAAAGGTTCGCCCCGAACAAGGTTTGCTGGCCATGCGTAAAAACCTGGGATTGTTTGCCAACATCCGTCCGGTAACCACATTCCCTTCCTTGATTCACAAGTCACCTCTTCGTTCCGACCTGATTGAAGGCGCCGATTTTATGTGTATCCGCGAACTTACCGGAGGTCTTTACTTCGGTCGTCCGCAGGGAAGAAGCGAAGATGGCAATACAGCCTATGACACTTGCGTGTACAGCCGCTATGAAATAGAGCGCATCGTTCGTCTGGCTTTCGAGTATGCCATGAAGCGTCGTAAGAAACTAACCGTTGTTGATAAAGCCAACATCCTGGCCACTTCTCGTATGTGGCGCGAAGTAGCTCAGGAAATCGCCAAGGACTTCCCCGAAGTGGAAACAGAATTCCTTTACGTGGACAATGCCGCCATGCGAATGATTCAGTGGCCAAAGAGCTTCGACGTGATGGTTACCGAGAATATGTTCGGAGATATCCTAACTGACGAAGGATCTGTAATCACCGGTTCCATGGGTATGCTTCCTTCTGCTTCAGTTGGAACCTATACTTCCGTATTTGAGCCAATCCACGGTTCGTATCCTCAGGCAGCCGGCAAGAACATTGCAAATCCTCTGGCTACAATCCTTTCGGCAGCCATGATGTTTGAATATGCTTTCAACCTGAAAGAAGAGGCAGAACTGATTCGCAAAGCCGTTGCAGCCTCAATGGATGCCAATGTAGTGACCGAAGATATCGCCGGTGAAGGGGTAAAAGCTTCTTCTACAAAAGAAGTTGGTCAATGGATTGTTGAGTATATCAAGGCAAACTAA
- a CDS encoding cation diffusion facilitator family transporter has protein sequence MAHHHEHTHSHSVESLNKAFIIGISLNLAFVLIEFGTGFYFDSLGLLSDAGHNLGDVASLFLALLAFRLARVKANAKYTYGYKKSTILVSLLNAVILLIAVGAIFMESLEKIVSPRPVNGDAIAWVAGIGVLINAFTAMLFMKDKEKDLNIKGAYLHMAADALVSVGVAASGVIIAFTGWYVIDPIIGITIAVVILVSTWRLLHESVRLSLDGVPVGINSKEVRKMIAEIPEVKDIHHIHIWAISTTENALTAHIVVDNLENMEELKHQIKELLEEAGIGHVTLEFETMEMCRESGICS, from the coding sequence ATGGCTCATCATCACGAACATACACACTCCCATTCTGTAGAGTCACTGAATAAAGCTTTTATAATCGGAATTTCCCTCAATCTTGCTTTCGTTCTCATTGAGTTTGGAACCGGTTTTTATTTTGATTCGCTTGGATTGCTCTCGGACGCGGGACACAACCTGGGCGATGTTGCAAGTCTTTTCCTGGCTCTTCTGGCCTTTCGGCTGGCAAGAGTAAAGGCAAACGCCAAATATACCTATGGATATAAGAAGAGCACTATTCTCGTCTCCCTCCTCAATGCCGTTATTCTGCTGATTGCCGTGGGGGCTATCTTTATGGAAAGTCTTGAAAAGATAGTGAGTCCTCGTCCGGTGAATGGTGATGCCATAGCCTGGGTAGCGGGAATCGGGGTGCTGATAAATGCCTTTACCGCGATGCTTTTCATGAAAGATAAGGAGAAAGACCTGAATATAAAGGGCGCCTACCTGCACATGGCGGCAGATGCGCTGGTATCGGTGGGCGTAGCTGCTTCGGGGGTAATCATTGCATTCACCGGATGGTATGTAATTGACCCCATAATTGGTATCACCATTGCCGTTGTGATACTTGTTTCTACCTGGAGACTGCTTCACGAAAGCGTGCGTCTTTCACTGGATGGCGTACCGGTTGGCATCAACAGCAAAGAGGTAAGGAAAATGATTGCAGAAATTCCCGAGGTGAAAGATATTCATCATATCCATATCTGGGCAATCAGTACGACAGAAAATGCCTTGACTGCCCATATTGTTGTGGACAACCTTGAAAATATGGAAGAGTTGAAGCATCAGATTAAGGAACTACTCGAAGAGGCAGGGATTGGCCATGTTACTCTGGAATTTGAAACTATGGAGATGTGCCGGGAAAGTGGCATTTGTTCCTGA
- the cysK gene encoding cysteine synthase A, translating to MTKIASKLTELIGNTPLLKLSGYMKKYNPEANVLGKLEYFNPAGSVKDRVALSMIEDAEARGLLKPGGTIIEPTSGNTGVGLAMVASVKNYKLILTMPETMSIERRNLLKAYGAQIVLTPGIEGMNGAIRKAEELKASIPGAIIPQQFENPSNPEIHKHTTAEEIWRDTDGQVAVFVAGVGTGGTVCGVGETLKRYNPNVYVVAVQPASSPMLTEGKAAPHRIQGIGANFVPKNYNPAVVDEVISVTDDEAIRGGRELAQTEGLLVGISSGAAVYAARLLALRPEFAGKMIVTLLPDTGERYLSTEEFAFDTYPLD from the coding sequence ATGACAAAGATAGCAAGCAAACTGACTGAATTGATAGGCAATACTCCCCTGTTGAAATTGTCAGGGTATATGAAAAAATATAATCCCGAAGCCAATGTTCTTGGGAAACTGGAGTACTTTAATCCTGCCGGAAGTGTGAAAGACCGTGTGGCTCTTTCAATGATTGAAGATGCCGAGGCGCGTGGATTGCTGAAACCCGGCGGAACAATTATTGAACCCACCAGCGGGAATACCGGAGTAGGACTGGCCATGGTGGCATCGGTAAAGAACTACAAACTGATACTGACCATGCCCGAAACAATGAGCATTGAACGTAGGAATCTGCTGAAGGCTTATGGAGCGCAAATCGTGTTAACTCCCGGTATTGAAGGCATGAACGGTGCCATCCGTAAGGCGGAAGAGCTGAAAGCCTCGATTCCCGGGGCTATCATCCCCCAACAATTCGAGAACCCCTCCAATCCCGAAATACATAAGCATACCACCGCCGAGGAAATATGGAGAGATACCGACGGACAAGTGGCGGTGTTCGTGGCCGGAGTAGGAACCGGAGGAACGGTTTGCGGCGTAGGCGAAACACTGAAAAGGTATAACCCCAACGTATATGTGGTTGCTGTTCAGCCGGCTTCTTCGCCAATGCTGACCGAAGGAAAGGCGGCTCCTCACCGCATTCAGGGTATCGGTGCCAATTTCGTGCCAAAGAATTACAATCCCGCAGTAGTGGATGAGGTAATCTCCGTTACTGACGACGAAGCTATCAGAGGCGGTCGCGAACTGGCCCAGACTGAAGGACTGCTTGTGGGCATCTCTTCCGGAGCTGCCGTTTATGCTGCCCGATTGCTGGCTTTGCGACCCGAGTTTGCCGGAAAGATGATTGTGACATTGCTGCCCGATACCGGAGAACGCTATCTGTCGACCGAAGAATTTGCTTTTGATACCTATCCCCTGGATTAA
- a CDS encoding tetratricopeptide repeat protein, with protein sequence MKRNILFLLISLSFTGIHAQDYKTYFDKATRCEQTDSLEQAEKYYRLALKAEPTNAHNCMIFANLGRLQYQMHRMEEAMESYDMALNMAPLTVPILMDRASLALEMGNADKALVDCSTILDVNKNNAKALLVRAYLRTARREYKEAHEDYNKLLELEPLNAAGRMGLALLYQDEQKYKEALEVLNKVITDEADDAELYIVRAGIEKDMNQLDFALIDLDKAISLSPQYANAYLLRGEILRKLDKKAMAKQDFEKAIQLGIPRAELMEQLKECK encoded by the coding sequence ATGAAGAGAAATATTCTGTTCCTGCTCATCAGCCTTTCGTTCACAGGCATTCATGCGCAAGACTATAAAACTTATTTTGATAAAGCAACCCGTTGCGAACAGACAGATAGCCTGGAACAGGCAGAAAAGTATTACCGGTTGGCCCTCAAGGCTGAGCCTACAAATGCCCATAACTGCATGATTTTTGCCAATCTAGGAAGGCTGCAGTACCAGATGCACCGGATGGAAGAAGCGATGGAATCGTATGATATGGCGCTGAACATGGCACCCTTGACTGTGCCTATCCTGATGGACCGTGCCTCTCTTGCCCTCGAAATGGGAAATGCCGATAAGGCGCTTGTAGATTGCAGTACAATCTTGGATGTAAATAAGAATAACGCTAAAGCGTTGTTGGTCCGTGCGTATCTGCGAACCGCCCGTCGGGAATATAAAGAAGCGCACGAAGACTATAATAAGCTGCTGGAATTGGAGCCTCTCAATGCGGCTGGCAGAATGGGATTGGCGCTGCTATATCAGGACGAGCAGAAATACAAGGAAGCACTCGAGGTTTTGAATAAAGTTATTACAGATGAAGCTGATGACGCGGAACTATATATTGTGCGGGCCGGCATTGAAAAAGATATGAATCAGCTGGACTTTGCCCTGATAGATTTGGATAAGGCCATCAGCCTCTCACCTCAATATGCAAATGCCTATTTGTTGCGTGGAGAAATTCTCCGAAAACTAGATAAAAAGGCAATGGCGAAACAAGATTTTGAGAAAGCTATTCAATTGGGCATTCCCCGTGCAGAATTAATGGAACAACTAAAAGAGTGTAAATAG